CGCATCCAGCACGTTCTCGCCCGGTATCAGGTCGGACTTGTTCACCACCCGTAACAGGGCCGAATCGAATGGCGCTTCCGGCCTTCCGTCGGCGTCGGGACTGGTGACCCAGATCACCAACGCCGCCTCGCCAGCCCGCTTGCGCGCCCGGCGCATCCCTTCATCCTCGATCTCGTCAGCCGCGGCCTCCCGCAGCCCGGCCGTATCCACAAGAACGACCGGATAGCCGCCGAGATCGAGATGCACCTCGATGAGATCCCGGGTCGTCCCGGGTCTATCGGAGACGATGGCCACCTCCCGCCGGGCCAGCCGGTTGAGCAGGCTCGACTTACCCGCATTCGGCGGCCCCGCGATCACGACCGTCAGCCCCTCGCGCAATCTCTCGCCGACGCGATTGTCCGTCAGGAAACTCGAAATCTCTCGCGCCAGCGCCGATGATCGGGCCCTCACGTCCGCCGCCACTTCGAGTGGCACGCCCTCCTCGTCCACGAAATCGATATGCGCTTCGAGATGGGCGAGCAGCGCAAGCAGCTGGTTGCGCCAACCCTCATAGATCTCGTCCAAACCGCCGCTGGCCTGGCGCAGAGCCTGCTTCCGCTGCGCCTCCGTATCGGCCGCGATGAGGTCTGCCAGCCCCTCCGCATCCACCAGGCCCATGCGACCGTTCTCGACCGCACGGCGCGTGAACTCGCCCCGTTCAGCCGGACGCAAACCGGGAAAATGGCGCAGGGCGCGAAACAGCGCCGCCACCACGGCGGGTCCGCCATGGACATGCAGCTCCAGCATGTCTTCGCCGGAAAATGTGTGCGGCCCGGGCAGCCAGATCACCATGGCGCGGTCGATGACACCACCACCGTCCGGATCGTTCAACGCTCGCAGCACCGCTCGCCTAGGCCGGGGCAGGTCGCCGCAGAGGCCCCGCGCCACCTCGGCGCTGGCTGAGCCGGACAGCCGCACCAGGGCAATCGCCGCCCGCCCCTGCCCCGACGACAGGGCATAGATCGTATCCTCTCCGGCTCTCATCCCCGGCATTCCTGATTCACGTGAAACACTCTCCGAACCAATCTCAGACCAGCCGGCTTTACCCTCTCGAGAGGCGCACCATGATCATCTGTGCGAGGGAGGTTTCCATGACCGCCAATCTGCTTCGCAATGAAACCAGCCCCTATCTCCTCCAGCACAAGGACAACCCTGTCCACTGGATGCCCTGGGGCCCCGAGGCCCTGCGCCTGGCACGGGATACGAACCGTCCTATCCTCCTGTCGATCGGCTATGCCGCCTGCCATTGGTGCCATGTGATGGCTCATGAGAGCTTCGAAGACCCTGAGATCGCCGCTCTCATGAACGAGCGCTTCGTCAATATCAAGGTGGACCGCGAAGAGCGCCCGGACATCGACAAGATCTATATGGAGGCGCTGCAGCGCATGGGCGAGCAAGGCGGCTGGCCCCTGACCATGTTCCTTACGCCCGATGGCGAGCCCTTCTGGGGCGGGACCTATTTTCCGCCGGCGCCGCGCCATGGCCAGCCGGGCTTCCCCACCGTCCTCCGGGAGATTTCGCGCATTTACCACGCCGAGCCCGACAAGATCCGCAGCAATGCCGCCGCGATCAGGCACGCCATGGCCAAGCGCCACGATCCGGATGCACCGCGGCCCGACTTGTCGATCGCGCTCATCGATCGCGTGGCAGAGCATCTGCTGGGCGCCGTTGACATGGCGCGCGGCGGCCTCAAGGGCGCACCCAAATTCCCGCAGGTGCCACTGTTCATGCTGCTCTGGCGAGCCTATTTGCGCTCGCGCGACGAGACCTACCGCCGTGCGGTCGAAGCGCTGCTGGTCAATATGGGCCAGGGCGGTATCTACGATCACCTCGGCGGCGGCTTCGCCCGCTACTCGGTGGATGACCGCTGGCTCGTGCCCCATTTCGAAAAGATGCTCTACGACAATGCCATGCTGGTGGAGCTCATGACCTTGACTTGGCAGGAGATCCGCGAGCCGCTGTTGCGGACCCGAATCGAAGAGACGGTGGCTTGGGTGCTGCGAGAGATGACCGCCGATAGCGGCGCCTTTGCCGCAAGTCTCGATGCCGATTCCGAGGGCGAGGAGGGTCGGTTCTACGTCTGGTCGGAGGCCGAGATCCGCGATACGCTGCCGCCAGATTTGGCCGAGCTCTTCTGCGTATTCTACGATGTCCGTCCGGGGGGAAACTGGGAGGGACGCACGATTCTCAACCGGCTGCAGCATCGAGACCTGGCCGATGCGGATACCGAAGCGCAGCTGGCCCAAGCCCGTGAGCATCTCCTCCGCGTCCGCGATAAACGCGTGCGCGCCGGCTGGGACGACAAGGTCCTCGCCGACTGGAACGGGCTGATGATCTCGGCCCTGTCATTTGCCGGCATCGTGTTCGGGCGCCCCGACTGGGTGGCGGCAGCACGGCGAGCCTTCGAAGTGGTCAATGCGGAAATGATCCGCCGAGGCCACCTCCATCACGCCCTGCGCCGAGGCCGCGCGCAGCACTTGGCCGTCCTGGACGACTATGCCAACCTGATCAGAGCCGCACTATCCCTGCATGAGGCAACCGGCGAACCGGATTTCATCGCCCGCGCGACCGATCTTGCCGAGCAGGCGAACCGATACTACTGGGACGATGAGCAGGCCGGCTATTTCTACACGTCCAGCCGGGCAGAAACCCTGATCGTCCGGCAGAAATCCGCGCTTGACGATGCAACGCCGAACGGCAACGCCACCATGCTGGGCAATCTCGCCCGGCTCTGGCTCGCGACCGGCAACGCCGAGCATCGAACGCGGGCCGAGCGGATGA
This genomic stretch from Rhodoligotrophos defluvii harbors:
- the mnmE gene encoding tRNA uridine-5-carboxymethylaminomethyl(34) synthesis GTPase MnmE codes for the protein MRAGEDTIYALSSGQGRAAIALVRLSGSASAEVARGLCGDLPRPRRAVLRALNDPDGGGVIDRAMVIWLPGPHTFSGEDMLELHVHGGPAVVAALFRALRHFPGLRPAERGEFTRRAVENGRMGLVDAEGLADLIAADTEAQRKQALRQASGGLDEIYEGWRNQLLALLAHLEAHIDFVDEEGVPLEVAADVRARSSALAREISSFLTDNRVGERLREGLTVVIAGPPNAGKSSLLNRLARREVAIVSDRPGTTRDLIEVHLDLGGYPVVLVDTAGLREAAADEIEDEGMRRARKRAGEAALVIWVTSPDADGRPEAPFDSALLRVVNKSDLIPGENVLDAISISAKTGSGLDALVEALTARVQALFAETQERPLLTRERHRVALSKCCDHLLAAAATPADELVAEDLRRAAWYLGKLVGRIDIEDILGQIFSEFCIGK
- a CDS encoding thioredoxin domain-containing protein; its protein translation is MTANLLRNETSPYLLQHKDNPVHWMPWGPEALRLARDTNRPILLSIGYAACHWCHVMAHESFEDPEIAALMNERFVNIKVDREERPDIDKIYMEALQRMGEQGGWPLTMFLTPDGEPFWGGTYFPPAPRHGQPGFPTVLREISRIYHAEPDKIRSNAAAIRHAMAKRHDPDAPRPDLSIALIDRVAEHLLGAVDMARGGLKGAPKFPQVPLFMLLWRAYLRSRDETYRRAVEALLVNMGQGGIYDHLGGGFARYSVDDRWLVPHFEKMLYDNAMLVELMTLTWQEIREPLLRTRIEETVAWVLREMTADSGAFAASLDADSEGEEGRFYVWSEAEIRDTLPPDLAELFCVFYDVRPGGNWEGRTILNRLQHRDLADADTEAQLAQAREHLLRVRDKRVRAGWDDKVLADWNGLMISALSFAGIVFGRPDWVAAARRAFEVVNAEMIRRGHLHHALRRGRAQHLAVLDDYANLIRAALSLHEATGEPDFIARATDLAEQANRYYWDDEQAGYFYTSSRAETLIVRQKSALDDATPNGNATMLGNLARLWLATGNAEHRTRAERMMEAFSPAVGRNVYAHAGFLNAVEDYLDLVQAIIVAPSPSAAAALRIGVFEQSLPTRMVFITADTSRLADHHPAHGKEMVDGQPTLYLCRGTTCSAPITEPGRLSGLPPGSAKREDARTGRASTPRPGTA